ACTCTGAGTGACTCAAGTACCTCTTTTACTGCCTGATGGAATTCCGGCTGAGCTGGGTTTTTCTCAACAACATAATCGTAAATCTCGTCAACGTATGACATTTTTTCTCCTTCCCGTACCATTGGTACACAGCAAAACTTATAATTAAATCAAATATTTAAAAGCAGCGCATCCATAACTAAGTCTTCATGTAAAAGAATATGCAGAGCAATTTACGTTATACAAAAAGGGCGTAAGAAACCTACGGTCTATACGCCCCATTGCGCAGACATCACTGCCTGTTGGATATTATAAACTTTAATAAGTTAAAGTGCAAGAGTTTTTTTATTTTAAGATTCCTGGCTTTCTTCGCTCTGGGAATTTACTTCAGGCTTCTGTTCTGTTTCAACCCGCGGGCTTATGTCAGCAGCACTCTGTTCGTCAGATCTTTCCACCTGGTAAGAACTCTCATTGTGGGCTGATGTTTTCTCAAACTGAGTAGCGGCATCTTCCTCTCCCGGAAATCTGATTCCGTTGGTCTTACGAATAAAATCCATCATATCGAGCATTTTCAGAGTTTCGGAATGTGGCATTTCAGGGCACTCAAGCCATCCTTCCTTCATAGCCTTCACGCAGGATTCAATTTCATATTCATACCCGGAAATCTGCTTTGGCCTCTTGTAGCTGGCTGTCTTCTTGTATGAAGAATCATAAACATGAATAGCTTCAAAATTATTAATGTTATCCACAACTATGTAGCCCTTTGGTCCATAGATAACGCCGCTTCTATCACTGATTCCAAGTGCAGTAGCATTCAGTACTGCCATTCTGCCATCCTTGTATCTGAGTGTGATACTATCCTGCATATCCATTCCATGGTTATTAAAAGTACAGATAGAAGCTATATCGCTGACATCATTTCCAAAGGCCATAGAAGCAAAGTTAAGCACATATACTCCAAGGTCCAGAAGTGCACCGCCACCAAGTTCAGGAAGATTTATCCTATCTACACCTGCGATGTTGTATCCAAGATTTGCAGTCAGCATATAAGGCTGACCAATTACATTGCTAGCAATAACCTCTGCAAGCTTACTTCTAAGAGGCATGTATCTTGGCCAAATTGCTTCGGTCAGCAAAAGTTTCTTCTCCTCCGCAATTCTAAACACTTCTTCTGCCTGAGCTCTATTTAGCATAAATGCTTTCTCGCATATAACATTTTTACCGGCAGATAATGCAAGCTTAACATTCTCGAAATGCTCAGAATGTGGTGTGGCTACATAAACTAGTTCAACCTTAGGGTCACTTACAAGTTCAGCATATGAACCGTATGCCTTTTTGACGCCATGCTCTGAGGCAAATTTCTGTGCTTTCTCAAGGCTTCTGGATCCTACTGCATAGCATTCGACACCCTTGGTAGCCTTAAGTGTATCTGCCATTACACCTGCTATGTTACCGGCACCCATGATAGCAACTTTTACCCTTCCAAACATATATGGTTACCTCCATTTTGTAATAATATGATGTAAAAACCTCTTCATTTCTGCAAAATCCCAGCAATTCTACAAATATTCGAAAGCCGCTAATTTACTACGTAAACTTCTCATATTACACAAGTAGCCAGCAAAAAAATGCTGGCTACTAATTTCTTCTTATTTCTATTATAACTTCTTGAACGCAAGATTCAAGAATGCTGCAAATCGGTAATGCAAAGTTTACTTCACCGAATGACTGATAGTTATTCCTTGGTCAGGAACTCTGACTTAATATATCCTGTCTTCTTGTTATACTCTACCTTGGCCCATCCGCTTGCATACTGTTCTACAACGTTAACAGTACTGCCTGAATAGATCATTTCAAGAACCTCTGACTCTGTGCTCTGGCTCTTACGAAGTCTTACTGTATCGCTAACCTGCATCTTACCGGTGTCTGAAGATTTAACCGTAGTCTGTGATGCATCTGCCGACTGAGTATTCTGGTCACCATCCTCATTCTCTGAATTGTCAACTTCTGTAGTTTCCTCACCTACAACCTCAAAGAACTCTGTCTTGACGTAAGCTATTCCGCCCTTATACTCAATCTTGCTCCAGCCATTTGCAAGAGCCTCAAGCTGCTTGAACTCTTCGCCCTTGGCAGTCTTGGAAATGACATCTGCTGTCTCACTGTCAGAGCTTCGAATATTGATAACGTCAGTAGCCCTGATAGTATGTGTTGTAACTGTAGCTACAGCTGCTTCAGAAGTAGCTTCACTTGCTGAATCATCTGAGCTTGTCTCTTCAGTAGCAGAATCGCTGCTGGCCTCAGAAGAAGCAAGTGCCTCACCAACTGATACCTGAAGTCCTGCTCTCATCTTGGTAAGGAATTCAGCAAGTGCCTCATCTGAATTAACCATCTCGTTGTATTCCGTAGCGACCTTGTTATTAAGATCTATAACGTCTTCCTGTAAATTAACCTGCTTGAGGTACTCGATTTCATTGGCATTGGCAATATCGCCATTTATATAGAGATTTCCATTATCATCTGTGCAAATATATAATGACTCAAGTCCAGGAACAGCCTTATCATAATCAAAAAGCTTAACTTCATTGTAAACATATGCAACATAGCTTCCTGCAACAGGCCCGGGTTTGGTATACACAGTAACAACTCTGAACTCTTCTATGTAGTCAGACGCTGCTACAGCCTTGAGAAGCTGTGTATCCTCAAGTCCCTTATATATTGATTTGATAGTATCTGAATCGCCATTAGCTAAAGCCGTATAATATTCATTGATCAGATAATTAACATCTTCATATGCGTTTTCTGCCATAGGGATAACTTCAGTTATCTCAAGCGTTGATTCAAGACTTGCATCTGCAACTGAAGCGGCTATTTCCTTGGTCCTCTTATTGGCATTCAGCGCAATAACTACAGTGAGAATAACAGCCAAAACAAACAATATTGGCATCAGATATTTCTTATTGTCTCCTAGCAAGGCAAAAATATTCTTCCTATCATTTCTAAATGAATAATTCTTCTTTTTCATCAAAAACCTCTATCTATGAAAATATAACTCAAAAAATGCAATAAAAGTATGCACCCGACAGGAATTCGAACCTGCATCAAAGGCGTCGGAGGCCTACGTTCTATCCGTTAGACTACGGGTGCATAAACGTACCAAGCCATGATAACATAATTCTCCCTGAAAGTCCAATATCACGCCGCTTCTAGTGCTTCCAAAGTTCGCTCCTTGCTGCCCCTAAGCAGTAATTGTTCCCTGGTTAATCTGCAGACGCAAAGTCTCACAACGCCTCCTGTGAACATCAAGCATTAATAGCTCTGATTTCTCCCTCATCCACGGAATAAAGATAAGCATTGTCGCTAAGATAGTCTTCACTGCTAATTACAGTTCTATTTACCTCTTTAACTATATTCACAAGTGTAAAAAGTGCCTTTTCTTCTTCCGGCATTTGCATAACAATTGCTTCATGCACAGATGAAGGCAGAACTACAAGATTACCTCCAACCTTCTCGGCCAGCTTCTCCATTACTCCCGGATAAAAAACTGCCGCTGCGCCAAACATACTCTTAGCATTAGAAACCACAAATATATTGTCAGGGAGAAACATGTATTCCTCGCAGGAATTGCCCATATGTTCAAGCGTTTCTGACATTGTCCTGATCCTCGCAGGCAGAGCTTTCTCAGCATTCTCCCACACATTTTCCCATAGTTCGTCAAAAGACACTTCCCAACTGTTTAAGTGACTGTTTCTGATAGTAATACTTCCTTCTCCCATAAAACGGTTTGAAACAAGACAGATCGGCACAAGTGCTAAATCTGCCATTTTCCTGAAAGGAACATCTGTAAGATTATCTTTGTTCTTATCATAATTAGTCACCTTAAAAGTAAGATGCTCACAAACATTTGAAAAATCTGTAAAAAATCCGGCATCAAATTTCTCCTTTGGCATACTCTCCTTGTACAAATCTATAACGTTCATGGCAATATCTTGTACTTCCTTGCCATGAGTATAGGATTCGTAATAACCATCAATATAAATAGTAGGAGCAACACTTTCTCCTTCCTTTCTGATAATAAGTGCGTGATATAACACGCCGTTATTCTTACTAACCTCTTTGTACTCAATACTATACTCTGAACCTAAAAATAAACTAATTTTCTCAACTAATAATTTACCCAAATCCTCTATTTTCATACCCATACACATATTTCCTTTAATTTTTTATTTTTCTTGTGCAACAAAAAAGGCAATAGATAATCTTTTTCAAAAATAAGATTCTCTATTGCCTTACTAAGTTTTCTATAAAAATTATGACTAAATATACGTGTCAGATATGGTTACGTAGTCAATTAAACTCTTGAAAGATACTCACCTGTTCTAGTATCAATCTTGATAACATCTCCTTCGTTAACGAAGAGAGGAACTGATACATTAGCACCAGTCTCAACTGTTGCAGGCTTAGTAGCGCCTGTAGCTGTGTCGCCCTTGAATCCAGGCTCAGTCTCTGTAATTGCAAGTTCAACGAACATAGGTGGCTCAACTGCAAATACGTTACCGTTGTAAGACATTACCTTACATACCTCGTTCTCCTTGACAAACTTGAGAGAATCGCCGATCTGATCTGATGTAAGACCGATCTGCTCATAAGTCTCTGAATCCATAAAGTTGTAAATATCTCCATCCTGATAGAGATACTGCATATCCTTCTTATCAATACGAGCTGCTGGGAACTTCTCAGTAGGACGGAATGTTGTCTCCTTAACACCGCCATTGATGATATCCTTGAGCTTAGTTCTTACGAAAGCAGCGCCCTTACCAGGCTTAACATGCTGAAATTCAATAATCTGACATACGTTTCCATCGATTTCGATGGTTACACCATTTCTGAAATCACTTGCAGAAATCATAAAAAATCCTCCTAAATTACTTCACATCAAACAACTGTTATATTTTAAACTATCACTTTCGATTTTTCAACTATTTTTTTTACTGTTATAAGGAACGAAAACACATTTTAAAATTTATATTGCATACTATTTAATTTTGTGATATATTTCCTTGCTGCTTGAACAGCCATTCGCAAATACGTCTTATCACGTATCTACTATAGCACGATTCAAGTCATAAAAATAATTAAATCTTTATGACACTTATCTGTCAAAGAAAGGAAGTGATATAAAAACAACCACCGGCCAATCTCAGCCGGTGGTTGTCTTCATTTATTTCTATTATTCTAATTATTTTGTCTCTTTTTTCCATATGATCCTTGCCACAAATACAAATACGGCCACTAATATAGCAACAACTGCTTCAGCTAAATATTCAGCACCATTAATACCTGACCTTGCAACCAGGACTGTAACAGCATCAAGTAGTGCATGCATTAGAATTGCAAGAAGGAAAAGAACTATCTTATTATTCTTTACGGCAAACCAGACTATAGCTGAAAAGACTATATGTGATATCATGGCCAGAATTCTCTCGATTATTCCGATAAGAAACAGCCACGAAGCCGCAGTAGTCAGAGAATCAAGCTGCATTCTAAGAGTTTCTGCAGCTTCTGCCGGCATATTGGTCAATAGCTGAACTGAAGCACCTGAATTGATCATGATAGAAATCACGATATTATTTATCATGGTATATCCAAGAATGGCAATTGCCTCAAAGCCGCCATGTCCCGCTCCATACATAAGTGAGTTTACATCTTTTTCTCTATAGCGCTTCATTATAGTCTTGAAGGCTAATAATCTACCTGTTTCCTCAAATAATCCGGCTGCAATCCCGCCATATACTGCATATATCAAAATATTATTTTGAATACTGTTTCCTATTGGTGACAGTAAAACGATCTGATGAAATATCTGCTCAAGAACAAGGGCAAAAATAAAAAACACTGCACATCCAATAAAGAAAGGAAGTATCTCTGCACCCTTTTTGCGAAAATAAAGAAGTAGTCCTATCGGAATTATAAAAGATAAAATCCCTGATATCCCCATGAATACAATTGATAATATCGGCACTGTTCCAGTCATAAAATCTCCCCAAAAGCATTATTCACAATTTAAAATCCCCAAAGACGCTTGTATTCGACGTACCATTTTTATATGAAGCAATCCTTGATGCATTATAGTTATTGTACTCGCTTATCTCATCACTTCTATCGTGATTTGCTATACTCCTTATAATATCCCCCTTTATATCCAGATTTGCAACGCTTTTATTTACTTCTCCGGTTATATCCCTATTGGCAATCCTTGCCTGTATCTGTTCTGCAAGGTTATCCATCCCTGCAAAAGCTCCCTTTATCTCATCTTCAAGATTAAGATTTCTGCTATGCGCAGCACTAACTTCCTTGAAAGCCTGATCTACATCAGATGAGCCTGAAGTATTCTGATTCTCTGAAGCTTTTACCTCAGAAGCAGCCTTATCAAGTGATTCTTTTGCCTCAGAATCCGTAAGTCCCGCTTTCAGAAGTTCACTAAGTACACCAAGTTCTCCAAGTGTCCCTAATTGATTAAGTGAGCTGATATTTCCAAGACTGCTAAGATCGCTGAGAGAGCCAAGAGCATCTAATGCTGAGTTATCATCTTTTGAACCATTCATGCCATAAAGAGACATGCTATCTGATACTTTCATGGCATCAATAATAGCCTGTCTCGACTCTGTATCAAGTTTACTTGCATCAATGTTGTTTAATGCACCGTTTAAGTACTTTGGGAAAATACCGGAGATACCCGGCAGATCAGAGCCTGTGCCCTCCGACGTAAGCTTGTTTACATCTGAAATTGAATATAAATACTTATTTACCGCAGTTGCGATCTTAGATACATCAAAAGCCATTCCCCATCCCCCATGTGTAATGCTATAGGATGCCGTATTTCTGATGAAATTCGGTATCCTATAACTCTTCGATGTCTGTATATGCCCATTTTTTTTCTAAGGCAATTCTCTCTTCACTGCTCTCCCATTTAGGAATCGGTATTCCTATATTAAGTCTGTCAAAGATTGTATCCAGGCCTTCCGGTCTGTGATACAAAAAGCCCTGAGCAAGCTCGCACCCTATGTCTTTTAGGAACTCTTTTTGCTCTTCCGTCTCCATGCCCTCACAAAGAGTGTGGATCCCAAGCTTATGCGCAACATTGACCATGGCCTTTAATACCACTCTGTTGGCGCCATCATGTCTGTCAAGATTCATCAAAAGATCCATATCAAACTTGATAAGATCTATATCAAAACTACTAAAGACATTAAGAGAAGAATAACCACTTCCAAAATCATCAACCCAGAGTTTATAGCCACTTTCCCTTATTCGCTGCAACTGATGATGAAATTCCTCGGTGGCAGTAGCCATATCCTGCTCAGTTATTTCTATAATAAAGTAGCTGCGATCAATACCATATTGTTCCAGCTGATATTTATCAAATAGCCTGTTTATCTCACTTACTACATCTACGTAATCAAAATCCTGCCTCGAAAAGTTTATAGAAACAGGCAAAAGCGGAAGGCCTGCTTCAAAGCGAGGCTTAACCTCACTGCAGACTCTTTCAAACATATATAGGTCAAGCTCATGCATGAGATGGTATTTCTCAAGTGCAGGCAAAAAGTCAGCGGGATCGATAATTCCATCCTGAGGGTCATCCCATCTGGCCAAAGCTTCAAATCCAGCTCCGCTATCATTTTCAAGCCTTA
The sequence above is a segment of the Butyrivibrio proteoclasticus B316 genome. Coding sequences within it:
- a CDS encoding Gfo/Idh/MocA family protein, with the protein product MFGRVKVAIMGAGNIAGVMADTLKATKGVECYAVGSRSLEKAQKFASEHGVKKAYGSYAELVSDPKVELVYVATPHSEHFENVKLALSAGKNVICEKAFMLNRAQAEEVFRIAEEKKLLLTEAIWPRYMPLRSKLAEVIASNVIGQPYMLTANLGYNIAGVDRINLPELGGGALLDLGVYVLNFASMAFGNDVSDIASICTFNNHGMDMQDSITLRYKDGRMAVLNATALGISDRSGVIYGPKGYIVVDNINNFEAIHVYDSSYKKTASYKRPKQISGYEYEIESCVKAMKEGWLECPEMPHSETLKMLDMMDFIRKTNGIRFPGEEDAATQFEKTSAHNESSYQVERSDEQSAADISPRVETEQKPEVNSQSEESQES
- a CDS encoding SH3 domain-containing protein gives rise to the protein MKKKNYSFRNDRKNIFALLGDNKKYLMPILFVLAVILTVVIALNANKRTKEIAASVADASLESTLEITEVIPMAENAYEDVNYLINEYYTALANGDSDTIKSIYKGLEDTQLLKAVAASDYIEEFRVVTVYTKPGPVAGSYVAYVYNEVKLFDYDKAVPGLESLYICTDDNGNLYINGDIANANEIEYLKQVNLQEDVIDLNNKVATEYNEMVNSDEALAEFLTKMRAGLQVSVGEALASSEASSDSATEETSSDDSASEATSEAAVATVTTHTIRATDVINIRSSDSETADVISKTAKGEEFKQLEALANGWSKIEYKGGIAYVKTEFFEVVGEETTEVDNSENEDGDQNTQSADASQTTVKSSDTGKMQVSDTVRLRKSQSTESEVLEMIYSGSTVNVVEQYASGWAKVEYNKKTGYIKSEFLTKE
- a CDS encoding DUF5688 family protein, whose amino-acid sequence is MGMKIEDLGKLLVEKISLFLGSEYSIEYKEVSKNNGVLYHALIIRKEGESVAPTIYIDGYYESYTHGKEVQDIAMNVIDLYKESMPKEKFDAGFFTDFSNVCEHLTFKVTNYDKNKDNLTDVPFRKMADLALVPICLVSNRFMGEGSITIRNSHLNSWEVSFDELWENVWENAEKALPARIRTMSETLEHMGNSCEEYMFLPDNIFVVSNAKSMFGAAAVFYPGVMEKLAEKVGGNLVVLPSSVHEAIVMQMPEEEKALFTLVNIVKEVNRTVISSEDYLSDNAYLYSVDEGEIRAINA
- the efp gene encoding elongation factor P → MISASDFRNGVTIEIDGNVCQIIEFQHVKPGKGAAFVRTKLKDIINGGVKETTFRPTEKFPAARIDKKDMQYLYQDGDIYNFMDSETYEQIGLTSDQIGDSLKFVKENEVCKVMSYNGNVFAVEPPMFVELAITETEPGFKGDTATGATKPATVETGANVSVPLFVNEGDVIKIDTRTGEYLSRV
- a CDS encoding YhfC family intramembrane metalloprotease, yielding MTGTVPILSIVFMGISGILSFIIPIGLLLYFRKKGAEILPFFIGCAVFFIFALVLEQIFHQIVLLSPIGNSIQNNILIYAVYGGIAAGLFEETGRLLAFKTIMKRYREKDVNSLMYGAGHGGFEAIAILGYTMINNIVISIMINSGASVQLLTNMPAEAAETLRMQLDSLTTAASWLFLIGIIERILAMISHIVFSAIVWFAVKNNKIVLFLLAILMHALLDAVTVLVARSGINGAEYLAEAVVAILVAVFVFVARIIWKKETK